In Bacteroidales bacterium, one DNA window encodes the following:
- a CDS encoding radical SAM protein, with protein sequence MVKNILIILVPEELGLFYGKNIPPMELGILKSYLENNNNNNVSILDLYCDFDVNNIKLEKGNFFLDLLNKEFVIDQLNANSLNEELENNFEPFLNKTDIHKIDAIGISIGSGISFFEIHFAFLLAKYIQLKYDKPIIFGGINLKYIYMFNDLFSELWKSLRKNFTFFIKGPGEVSLAKLLNALGDEDMYEVYKNLEGAIYWEDDKLIANSEAKPTFTLPDFTGLNLISYTTTIDTLNHQNNIKNYFWYPSPFGIKASNRLKATSQNKEDILFLPYVFNFYCPYNCAFCEQSEEIKSKPYSKPAQQVILDIKHLMNTYNSQYFYFFNNTFNYSKQFVIEFCNSVIEQKLEFYWSDCARVNGLSKELLELMYRAGCRKLIFGFETGSFKLLKYINKQINIDDLVCVLNWCKEIGIAADLEVIVGFPYEFEDEFYDTYNFLEKNKNIINIFHLNRYFVVPNTLMWVYPQKYKIDLKIVTSYDEILDRNRQVILNNLNHNWVNDDGQNNFHIYSFDETQGRNYEDISIQTRKKYQKLKNLQISFPLFKEAVSNYSL encoded by the coding sequence ATGGTTAAAAATATTTTAATAATCTTGGTTCCGGAAGAACTTGGGTTATTTTATGGAAAAAATATCCCTCCTATGGAACTTGGGATTTTGAAATCATATCTAGAAAATAACAATAATAACAATGTAAGTATTTTAGATTTGTATTGCGATTTTGATGTTAATAATATAAAACTCGAAAAAGGTAATTTTTTTCTTGACCTACTTAACAAGGAGTTTGTTATTGACCAATTGAATGCAAATAGTCTGAATGAAGAACTTGAAAATAATTTTGAGCCATTTTTAAATAAAACTGATATTCACAAAATTGATGCAATTGGAATATCAATAGGTTCCGGTATTTCTTTTTTTGAAATCCACTTCGCCTTCTTATTGGCTAAATATATACAATTAAAATACGACAAGCCCATTATTTTTGGAGGAATTAATCTTAAATATATTTACATGTTTAATGATTTATTTTCAGAATTATGGAAATCGTTACGTAAAAATTTTACTTTTTTTATTAAGGGACCGGGAGAAGTATCTTTAGCAAAATTGTTAAATGCATTAGGTGATGAAGATATGTATGAAGTTTATAAAAATCTTGAAGGTGCTATTTATTGGGAGGATGATAAGTTAATTGCCAATTCTGAAGCCAAACCAACATTCACACTCCCAGATTTCACTGGTTTAAATTTAATTTCATACACAACCACAATAGATACATTAAATCATCAAAATAATATTAAAAATTATTTTTGGTACCCTTCCCCTTTTGGAATTAAGGCATCTAATCGGTTAAAGGCTACATCACAAAACAAGGAGGATATCTTATTCTTACCTTACGTGTTTAACTTTTATTGCCCTTATAATTGCGCATTTTGTGAGCAAAGCGAAGAAATAAAAAGCAAGCCTTACTCCAAACCGGCACAACAAGTTATTTTGGATATTAAACATTTAATGAATACTTACAATTCACAATACTTTTATTTTTTTAATAACACTTTTAATTATAGTAAACAGTTTGTAATTGAATTTTGTAATTCTGTAATAGAGCAAAAATTAGAATTTTATTGGAGCGATTGTGCTCGTGTTAATGGTTTAAGCAAAGAATTACTTGAATTAATGTATAGGGCTGGTTGCAGAAAACTAATTTTTGGGTTTGAAACAGGCAGTTTTAAACTTTTAAAATATATAAACAAACAAATAAATATAGACGATTTAGTATGCGTGCTTAATTGGTGTAAAGAAATAGGTATTGCAGCAGATCTTGAGGTTATTGTTGGTTTTCCTTATGAGTTTGAAGATGAGTTTTATGATACATATAATTTTCTGGAAAAAAACAAAAATATTATAAATATTTTTCATTTGAATAGATATTTTGTAGTTCCGAATACCTTAATGTGGGTTTATCCTCAAAAATATAAAATTGATCTAAAGATTGTTACAAGTTATGATGAAATACTGGATAGAAATAGGCAGGTTATCCTAAATAATCTTAACCACAATTGGGTAAATGATGATGGTCAAAACAATTTTCATATTTATTCATTTGACGAAACGCAAGGAAGGAACTATGAAGATATTTCAATACAAACAAGAAAAAAATATCAAAAACTTAAAAACCTTCAAATTAGCTTTCCGCTATTTAAAGAAGCTGTTTCAAATTATTCACTATGA
- a CDS encoding radical SAM protein, whose product MFKKSSLDPEKTDILLQNIKPDLRLLLLFTNQKCNARCNFCHIWGEKGWALNNSGEQSLEEIELSVITKFVNDAIKINKKQFWVMLTGGEPTLYKNFEPLVQFLKNNNLPIILLTNGSRLVKQSKFIVENQINVISISLDGPPLIHDSIRSINGLYNSVCDGIEIIIKEKKRRRSHYPMLFLNCVISDYNSAYMKEFISQLKIQFAERGIKLGFNLESMKEFNEVVMRFEPMLHTTEEQVVKYKEEMKKYFNTELSSTPFSFVHDNSGIEIKSVKNFLESLWGEDGANFNEFVEVDEYFQNIHNTFGHKRCFAPWHGMIVRPNGDVYFCPDFKEYKIGNITQSNFDEIWNGDKANKFREVLKTRLLSLCNRCGGLYTDYNSLDLNC is encoded by the coding sequence ATGTTTAAAAAATCAAGCCTAGATCCAGAAAAGACTGATATATTACTTCAAAATATAAAGCCTGATTTACGTCTTTTATTGTTGTTCACAAATCAGAAATGTAATGCAAGATGCAATTTCTGCCATATTTGGGGAGAAAAAGGGTGGGCTCTGAACAACTCAGGAGAACAGTCTTTAGAAGAGATTGAACTTAGTGTTATCACTAAATTTGTCAACGATGCAATAAAAATTAACAAAAAACAATTTTGGGTAATGCTAACCGGTGGGGAACCAACTCTATACAAAAATTTCGAGCCCCTTGTTCAATTTTTAAAAAATAATAATCTTCCTATAATTTTGCTAACGAATGGTTCTCGATTGGTTAAGCAATCCAAATTCATTGTTGAAAATCAAATTAATGTTATTTCGATTTCATTAGACGGACCTCCTTTAATTCACGATTCTATTCGGAGTATTAATGGGTTATACAATAGTGTTTGTGATGGAATTGAAATAATTATTAAAGAAAAAAAGAGAAGAAGAAGTCATTATCCAATGCTTTTTCTTAATTGCGTAATTTCTGATTATAACAGTGCTTATATGAAAGAATTTATTAGTCAATTGAAAATACAATTTGCAGAAAGAGGTATTAAACTAGGTTTTAACCTCGAATCTATGAAAGAATTCAATGAAGTAGTGATGCGATTTGAGCCAATGCTACACACAACAGAAGAGCAGGTTGTCAAGTATAAAGAAGAGATGAAAAAATATTTTAATACCGAATTATCGTCAACACCATTTAGTTTTGTTCATGATAATAGCGGCATTGAAATAAAATCTGTTAAAAATTTCTTAGAATCTTTATGGGGTGAAGATGGGGCTAATTTCAACGAATTTGTTGAAGTCGATGAGTATTTTCAAAATATCCATAACACTTTTGGACACAAGAGATGTTTTGCGCCATGGCATGGCATGATTGTTAGGCCTAATGGAGATGTTTATTTTTGTCCCGACTTTAAGGAATATAAAATTGGAAACATTACTCAATCAAATTTTGATGAAATTTGGAATGGTGACAAAGCAAATAAATTTCGAGAAGTGCTAAAAACTCGATTACTATCATTGTGCAATAGATGTGGCGGGCTATATACTGATTATAATTCATTAGATTTAAATTGTTAA